Below is a genomic region from Erigeron canadensis isolate Cc75 chromosome 7, C_canadensis_v1, whole genome shotgun sequence.
GTTATTAGTCACTGGTTGAGACTGACTTTGAGATTTCTCACTCAACCTTTCAGCCACACTAGCCCATGAATTAGTGATCACTGGCTCAGAATTCCCAAACAAGTTTACTGCAACCCTTCTTCTTTTTGAGATATCATTATCTTGGTTACTTGTTTGTGATGGTTGACTCCCCATTCCTTGACTGTTACCTTCAGTTTGTGCCTGAATGTTGTTTCTCTTTTATGGTTGACTCTGCAATCCTTGGCTATTATTCTGACCTTGGGTTTCATTGTTGTTTCTTTGTGATGATTGAGTAGTTTCATGGTTGTTTCTTTCACATGACTGATTCTGCAGTCCTTGGCCTTGGCTTTCATTGTTGTTTCTTTGACTTGACTGACTCTGCATTCTTTGAGATGATTGATTAGTATGCCCTCCAGTTGCACTTTCATCCTGTCCAACCTTTGTTGTCTTCTTTTTTCTTGGCTTCTTAATATGAGCAGGCCTTGGAACAGCTCCATTCTTACATCCCCTCATATTATGGCCTTGTTGCCAACATTTGGAACAAGTCATAATGGCACCATGCCTTGTGACTCTGTTGTGACTTACCCTGGGTTCATGTACAgctttgattctttgtttctTGGGCCTACCAGGCATATTCCTAGGCCTTGGGGGCAATGGCACATTGTGGTCAGGGTTTATTTGCCATGTGTCCATGCCACCAACAGGAATAAGGCACTGGTTGTATGCTTCTCTATACATATCTAGCCTAAACCAACCTGAAATGTAATCTTCAGGTTCCTGATTTAGTTTGAATATGGCATTCACAGCATGCACACAAGGGATCCCACTGAGTTCCCACAACCTACAATCACAACTCCTTGATTCTGTGTCCATACAATATGAGTATTTGTAATTCCTAACCTCAAACTTGTTACATCCAGCATTAATAACCAACTAGTTACCCCTctcatttttaattaaatccATTTTCTTTCTAATAGCAGGACACACATCATTAACCCACTTAGCACTTAACTCTCTAATGCCCTCCAACCTTATCATTATTATGACCCTTAATGATTCTAGCAAGGTTATTATTGGCTTATTCCTAACTTTAAGCAAAACAGAATTCCAACATTCACTAAACCCATTTTCAACAGCCTCACAACCTGTGTGTAACCAAAAGAAGGCCCTAGACCAAGATTTGGGGTTTCTATCCATTAGGTATTTAAAGGCATTAGGATTAGCTACCTTAACCTCTTTCATGGCCTCCTCAAACTGGGCAGGATAAGTAGCCTTGCATGCCTTCCAAAAAAAGCTCCTGAAGTGTTCACCACTGTATATCTTCTTAAAGTTCTCATAAATGTGCCTTGCACACTGCCTGTGTTCTGCTCTAGGCATAACCTCCTTAACAGCTTCAATTAGACCCTACAAATTTATGAAATTAATTAACTTCATTTAAAATAAAGTGTTTAAAGTATAATTGAAAGTAAATTGAAGTATTTGAATTACCTTGTGTTGGTCTGACATTAGAGTTAGTTGATCACCTTCTGGACACTGAAGATCCTCTTCAAGCAAGCTCAAGAACCATATCCAGTTATCTTTATTTTCAACAGATACAATGGCCCAGGCAATTGGATAAATTTGGTTATTGTCTTCCCTCCCAACAGCAGTCAACAACTCACCAGTACATGAAGTTTTCAAAAAACAACCATCCAGTGCTACTATAGGCCTACACCCTCTTTTCTAACCTAACTTCAAAGCTGCCAAACAGACATAGAATCTATCAAA
It encodes:
- the LOC122608941 gene encoding uncharacterized protein LOC122608941, giving the protein MKGEQQARNFKFGTLINYRWIGRHFADRIRQQPDIKMSVMQELVMKKYKCFVTHTQCKRARSWALTEFEKSLEEHYALLRPYGDALLRTNHGSTVKLGTTQNPDGKVYFDRFYVCLAALKLDNWIWFLSLLEEDLQCPEGDQLTLMSDQHKGLIEAVKEVMPRAEHRQCARHIYENFKKIYSGEHFRSFFWKACKATYPAQFEEAMKEVKVANPNAFKYLMDRNPKSWSRAFFWLHTGCEAVENGFSECWNSVLLKVRNKPIITLLESLRVIIMIRLEGIRELSAKWVNDVCPAIRKKMDLIKNERESRSCDCRLWELSGIPCVHAVNAIFKLNQEPEDYISGWFRLDMYREAYNQCLIPVGGMDTWQINPDHNVPLPPRPRNMPGRPKKQRIKAVHEPRVSHNRVTRHGAIMTCSKCWQQGHNMRGCKNGAVPRPAHIKKPRKKKTTKVGQDESATGGHTNQSSQRMQSQSSQRNNNESQGQGLQNQSCERNNHETTQSSQRNNNETQGQNNSQGLQSQP